The Gemmatimonadota bacterium genome includes the window CGTGCACCATAAGGTCTTCGCGCGACGCGGGCAGCCGCGCCAGCGCGTCCTGGAAGCGCGCCCACTGCGTCGCGGCAGGCGCCCGCTCGACCGCGTCCGCACCGTGGAAGTGGGTGAACACTCCCGTCCAGCGCACACCTGGCCCGCCACCGTGCTCCCGCCCCACCACTGCGGCCGCGCGCACCGCTGCGCCCCACACCGCCGTCTCGCGCCAGTCGAACCCCGCCCGCCCCATTCCCGTGTCCACTTCCACGTGGAAATCCAGCCGCGCACCGGCAGCCCGCGCCGCCGCGCCCCAGCGCTCCAGCTCGCCCAGGTCAGAGATGCTCGCGGTCAGGCGGGACTCCGCGGCCAGCTCGACGGCAGCGGGCGGCAGCGGCGCGAAGGTGATGATCGGCCGCTCGATGCCCGCCCGCCGCAACGCCCACCCTTCCTCCGCCGTGGCAACGCCATACCCCCACGGTTCCAGCGGCTCGAGCGCACGCGCGACCATCTCCGCCCCCACGCCGTAGCCGTCCGCCTTGACCATTGCGATCACCGCCGCCCGCGGGCCGGCGGCCGCCCGCACCGCCTCGAAGTTGGCGCGCAGCG containing:
- the alr gene encoding alanine racemase; translation: MSIVAEARAWVEVDLEALRANFEAVRAAAGPRAAVIAMVKADGYGVGAEMVARALEPLEPWGYGVATAEEGWALRRAGIERPIITFAPLPPAAVELAAESRLTASISDLGELERWGAAARAAGARLDFHVEVDTGMGRAGFDWRETAVWGAAVRAAAVVGREHGGGPGVRWTGVFTHFHGADAVERAPAATQWARFQDALARLPASREDLMVHAANSAAALRWPEYAADAVRPGIFLYGGHPAPAVPAAELPAPRPVVAVRSRVLLVREVPPGSTVGYGATHVARGWERWGTLGIGYGDGLRRSLGNGGVALVRGRRVPMLGRISMDLTVVDLTAVPEAGVGQMATLIGRDGVEEITLEEVAAAADTISYEILTGLGPRLPRVERTVRAC